Genomic window (Leptotrichia sp. oral taxon 212):
AGAACATTTTCCTTTGGAAGATGTATTTCCTTCACTTCCCCTGTTTCAAGATTGTATTCCTTATGTGAATCAAAATCCCTCTTTATCTTTATTTTCTTACCTATTACTGTATCCTTTACATTTTCCCTCAGACCTGCCATCAGTTCCGCCATCTTTTCTATTCCGTCTTTCCCTTTTAATGTGACTGATTTTATCCCTTCAAGATAGAATCCGAATTCTCTGTAAAGTTTCTGCAGTTCCTTGTAGATTGAACTTCCGATAGAATTATAATATGCCGCCATTTCTGCTATTATCATTGATGTTACAAGGGCATCCTTGTCTCTTGCATGAGTTCCTATCAGATATCCGTAACTTTCCTCAAATCCAAACAGATAGCTTCCATCAAGCTCCTTATTTTCAAACTGTCTTATCTTTTCCCCTATATACTTAAATCCTGTAAGCGTCTTCATAACTCCCACATTCTTTGCAGGTGCTATTACATCTATCATAGGTGTTGAAACTATTGTAGTTATCACCTTCGCATTTGCAGGGATATCCTTTTTGTTGTTCAGAAGATACTGAAGCAGTAGCAGTCCTACCTGATTTCCATTTGGATAGTACCATTCATCATTATCATCCTTTACGGCTATTCCTATCCTGTCTGCATCTGGATCATTTGCCATGACAATTTTTGCTCCAGTTTTATCAGCTAAAGCTGTTCCCAGCTTAAATGCCGCAACTTCTTCAGGATTTGCATAGACTACCGTAGGGAAGTTTCCATCAGGTTCTATCTGCTCCTTTACAACCTCAAAGCTGTATCCAAAGTCAGACAGTATTCTCTTCATTGGTCTTCCACCTGTTCCATGAAGTGGAGTATATACTATCTTGAAATCTTCCTTTCCAGGAATATCAGTCTTCAATGTCTGTTTCTTTATTTCTGAAATGTAGTCATCATCAATCTTGTTGTCAAGTTCAATTATAAGTCCCTGTTTTCTTCCTTCTTCTTCAGATATGACTTTTATTTCTTCAAGAGTTGCTATCTTATTTACTTCAGCCACTATTTCTGTAGATTCAGGAGGAACTATCTGTCCACCATCACTCCAGTACACTTTATAACCATTATATTCAGGAGGATTATGGCTTGCAGTTACAACTATTCCTGCAAGGCATCCTTTATATCTTACACCAAACGATAATTCCGGAGTAGATCTCAAATCAGGATAAATATATGCCTTTATTCCGTTTGCCGCCATTACTCCTGCTGTATTAAGTGCATATTCCCTTGAACCTATTCTGGAATCATGAGCAATTATTACTCCCTTTTCTTTTGCTTCCTTTTCATTGTATTTAATCATATAGTTAGCAAGTCCCTGTGTTGCTTTTCTTATCATATATTTATTTATTCTGTTTGTTCCTATTCCTCTTACCCCTCTCATTCCCCCTGTACCAAAGCTCAGATCCTTAAAAAATCTGTCTTCGATTTCTTTCTGATTATCTTTTAGACTTCTCAGCTCTTCCTTATCTTTCTCATCAATAGAATCAGAATTTAGCCAGTACTCATATTTTTTTAAAAAATTCATTTTTCCTCCTTAAAAAATTATATTATTTGTTATTATTTTTTTTCCCATTTTTTATTGTCAAAATTATATTTTTTTATTATTCTGGCAGGATTACCTGCTACAATACAATTCTCAGGAACATTCTTCGTAACAACTGATCCCGCTCCAATTACAGAATTTTTTCCTATCTCTATTCCTGGCAGAATAATAGCATTTTCTCCAATCCAGACATTTTCACATATTTTTACTGGTTTTGAAAATATCTCTCTATTCTTAGCTTTTTCTTCAGGAAAAGAATGGTTTTCTCTGGAATAATTCCCATGATTAATATCTGATATATATACTTTACTCGCTATAAGTACATCATCTTCTATAATCAATGATTTCCCGCATGCCAGATGCACATAATCATTAATCTGGACATTATTTCCTATAATCATTTCAGGAGAATCACTGAAAAACTTATATGCTTCTATTCGGCAGCCTGTTCCTGTAGTAAAATTTTTGCCATATTTTATATATTTTTTTCCTCTTATATCAAAAGGAAAACGTATAAGTCTTGCTTTCGGAAAAAATAATTTAGTTTTTAAAAGATTAATAGACAATTTTATTAATTCGTAAAAAGATCTTTCCATTAAATTTCTCCTTTTTCTCTCATTTCCTCTAAAAATCTGTCAATTCCACTTTTCCAGTCAGGTATTTTTTCATTTAACAGTTTTTCCACCTTTCCAGATGACAGATATGAATATTCCGGTCTTTTCGCAGGCAAATTAAAGTCTTCTATCCTTGCTTTTTTAATAATTCCTTTCCAGCCTATTTTTCCTAATATATATTTAGCCTGATCATACTTGCTTGCTTCTCCATTATTGGAAATATGATATACACCATATTTTCTGGTCTGTATCAGTTTCCATGAAAATATGGCAAGATCCTTTGAATAAGTTGGTGAAGCAGTCTCATTGTCAACTACATTCAGTTCTTCCTTTACTTTACTCCATTCCAGTATCTTTTTACTAAAATTAACATTTCCTATGCCAAATAACCATGAAGTTCTTATTACAAAAGATTTTGAATAAGTTTTTAAAACTGCTTTTTCTCCTTCTCTTTTGGATTTTCCATAT
Coding sequences:
- a CDS encoding phospho-sugar mutase; translation: MNFLKKYEYWLNSDSIDEKDKEELRSLKDNQKEIEDRFFKDLSFGTGGMRGVRGIGTNRINKYMIRKATQGLANYMIKYNEKEAKEKGVIIAHDSRIGSREYALNTAGVMAANGIKAYIYPDLRSTPELSFGVRYKGCLAGIVVTASHNPPEYNGYKVYWSDGGQIVPPESTEIVAEVNKIATLEEIKVISEEEGRKQGLIIELDNKIDDDYISEIKKQTLKTDIPGKEDFKIVYTPLHGTGGRPMKRILSDFGYSFEVVKEQIEPDGNFPTVVYANPEEVAAFKLGTALADKTGAKIVMANDPDADRIGIAVKDDNDEWYYPNGNQVGLLLLQYLLNNKKDIPANAKVITTIVSTPMIDVIAPAKNVGVMKTLTGFKYIGEKIRQFENKELDGSYLFGFEESYGYLIGTHARDKDALVTSMIIAEMAAYYNSIGSSIYKELQKLYREFGFYLEGIKSVTLKGKDGIEKMAELMAGLRENVKDTVIGKKIKIKRDFDSHKEYNLETGEVKEIHLPKENVLQFVLEDDTYITARPSGTEPKIKFYFSVNSDSNENVKEKLDKTMKEFLEILNL
- the rfbD gene encoding dTDP-4-dehydrorhamnose reductase; translation: MNVLLTGADGQLGSDFKKLFEEKGISYTATDYNDLDITDTVQMESFFSKNDKFTHIINCAAYNDVDKAETDENVFLVNTEAPAILAEFAKKINADYVTYSTDFVFDGKKNSPYSEEDAAAPLSKYGKSKREGEKAVLKTYSKSFVIRTSWLFGIGNVNFSKKILEWSKVKEELNVVDNETASPTYSKDLAIFSWKLIQTRKYGVYHISNNGEASKYDQAKYILGKIGWKGIIKKARIEDFNLPAKRPEYSYLSSGKVEKLLNEKIPDWKSGIDRFLEEMREKGEI
- a CDS encoding DapH/DapD/GlmU-related protein, whose protein sequence is MERSFYELIKLSINLLKTKLFFPKARLIRFPFDIRGKKYIKYGKNFTTGTGCRIEAYKFFSDSPEMIIGNNVQINDYVHLACGKSLIIEDDVLIASKVYISDINHGNYSRENHSFPEEKAKNREIFSKPVKICENVWIGENAIILPGIEIGKNSVIGAGSVVTKNVPENCIVAGNPARIIKKYNFDNKKWEKK